Proteins found in one Pseudorasbora parva isolate DD20220531a chromosome 11, ASM2467924v1, whole genome shotgun sequence genomic segment:
- the reep2 gene encoding receptor expression-enhancing protein 2 isoform X2 encodes MVSWIISRMVVLAFGTLYPAYSSYKAVKTKNVKEYVKWMMYWIVFAIFTTAETITDMLLSWFPFYFELKIAFVVWLLSPYTKGSSVLYRKFVHPTLSNKEKEIDEYITQAKDRSYETMMRFGKRGLNIAATAAVTAATKGQGVLSEKLRSFSMQDLTLIQNEDELLLDSTDDTHTAATLPRAKTVTRTVRATPMPAENEMQHSSRSDDQSDGRTEHSDEDAADKAPKRTTSVRAAKKPAAAKTEATKTLKKPPKKKATTMANNIAESP; translated from the exons ATGGTGTCGTGGATCATTTCGCGGATGGTGGT CCTGGCCTTCGGGACCCTCTACCCAGCCTATTCCTCTTATAAGGCTGTGAAGACGAAAAACGTCAAGGAGTAT GTAAAATGGATGATGTACTGGATAGTGTTTGCAATATTTACGACAGCAGAGACGATCACAGATATGCTTCTCTCTTG GTTTCCATTTTATTTTGAGCTCAAGATTGCCTTTGTTGTCTGGCTGTTGTCCCCGTACACCAAGGGCTCCAGCGTGCTGTACCGCAAGTTTGTGCACCCCACCCTCTCCAATAAAGAAAAG GAAATTGATGAGTACATAACCCAGGCTAAAGACCGCAGTTATGAGACCATGATGCGGTTTGGGAAGAGAGGACTCAACATTGCAGCTACTGCAGCCGTCACAGCTGCCACAAAG GGTCAAGGTGTGTTATCAGAGAAGCTGCGCAGTTTCAGCATGCAGGATCTGACTCTGATTCAGAACGAAGACGAGCTGCTGCTGGACAGCACAGACGACACGCACACCGCAGCCACTCTACCTCGTGCTAAAACAGTCACACGCacag TTCGTGCCACACCCATGCCAGCTGAGAACGAAATGCAGCACAGCTCTCGCTCAGATGACCAGTCAGATGGCAGGACAGAGCATTCAGATGAAGATGCAGCTGATAAAGCCCCCAAACGCACTACAAGCGTCAGAGCAGCCAAGAAACCAGCCGCTGCCAAGACAGAG GCCACCAAGACATTGAAGAAACCGCCAAAGAAGAAAGCAACAACCATGGCCAACAACATTGCAGAATCTCCATGA
- the reep2 gene encoding receptor expression-enhancing protein 2 isoform X1 — translation MVSWIISRMVVLAFGTLYPAYSSYKAVKTKNVKEYVKWMMYWIVFAIFTTAETITDMLLSWFPFYFELKIAFVVWLLSPYTKGSSVLYRKFVHPTLSNKEKEIDEYITQAKDRSYETMMRFGKRGLNIAATAAVTAATKGQGVLSEKLRSFSMQDLTLIQNEDELLLDSTDDTHTAATLPRAKTVTRTVRATPMPAENEMQHSSRSDDQSDGRTEHSDEDAADKAPKRTTSVRAAKKPAAAKTEQATKTLKKPPKKKATTMANNIAESP, via the exons ATGGTGTCGTGGATCATTTCGCGGATGGTGGT CCTGGCCTTCGGGACCCTCTACCCAGCCTATTCCTCTTATAAGGCTGTGAAGACGAAAAACGTCAAGGAGTAT GTAAAATGGATGATGTACTGGATAGTGTTTGCAATATTTACGACAGCAGAGACGATCACAGATATGCTTCTCTCTTG GTTTCCATTTTATTTTGAGCTCAAGATTGCCTTTGTTGTCTGGCTGTTGTCCCCGTACACCAAGGGCTCCAGCGTGCTGTACCGCAAGTTTGTGCACCCCACCCTCTCCAATAAAGAAAAG GAAATTGATGAGTACATAACCCAGGCTAAAGACCGCAGTTATGAGACCATGATGCGGTTTGGGAAGAGAGGACTCAACATTGCAGCTACTGCAGCCGTCACAGCTGCCACAAAG GGTCAAGGTGTGTTATCAGAGAAGCTGCGCAGTTTCAGCATGCAGGATCTGACTCTGATTCAGAACGAAGACGAGCTGCTGCTGGACAGCACAGACGACACGCACACCGCAGCCACTCTACCTCGTGCTAAAACAGTCACACGCacag TTCGTGCCACACCCATGCCAGCTGAGAACGAAATGCAGCACAGCTCTCGCTCAGATGACCAGTCAGATGGCAGGACAGAGCATTCAGATGAAGATGCAGCTGATAAAGCCCCCAAACGCACTACAAGCGTCAGAGCAGCCAAGAAACCAGCCGCTGCCAAGACAGAG CAGGCCACCAAGACATTGAAGAAACCGCCAAAGAAGAAAGCAACAACCATGGCCAACAACATTGCAGAATCTCCATGA